In Roseisolibacter agri, one genomic interval encodes:
- a CDS encoding serine hydrolase domain-containing protein: MDRRSFLLTSAAGVAGALTGCARAAGVPPMGTVVPAPALRDGPWTLSPALQASIPALLARTGVPGAAIVVLEDGAVAQRLGFGVRRAGTTDAMTADTVVEAASLSKPVTAYAALRLVQAGRLALDRPLVEQAELPDVTDARARTVSARHVLRHATGFPNWRFTDEPLVPAFEPGARFRYSGEGYYLLQRVIEQVTAQPFALAMEELVLAPFGMQRSSFVWLPAFEGIAASGHGAPDTPRDGLAEMGRGFAKVADRVGRPPREWTSADALRGAALANPQRQPVPVMTQPNAAGSLFTTAADYGTFLARALAAGGPLALPAALRAEQLRPQTEITDALAWGLGWGLERTGEHATARTLAWHWGDNGSTKSFVVADPEAGRAIAVFTNASSGARAYDRIVRAATGGERASLLFWMVG, encoded by the coding sequence GTGGACCGCCGCTCCTTCCTCCTCACCAGCGCCGCCGGCGTCGCGGGCGCGCTCACCGGCTGCGCGCGCGCGGCAGGCGTCCCGCCGATGGGGACCGTCGTGCCCGCCCCCGCGCTGCGCGACGGTCCGTGGACGCTCTCGCCCGCGCTGCAGGCGTCGATTCCGGCGCTGCTCGCGCGCACGGGCGTGCCCGGCGCCGCGATCGTCGTGCTGGAGGACGGCGCCGTCGCGCAGCGCCTGGGGTTCGGCGTGCGGCGCGCGGGCACCACCGACGCGATGACCGCCGACACCGTCGTCGAGGCCGCGTCGCTCAGCAAGCCGGTCACCGCCTACGCCGCGCTGCGGCTCGTGCAGGCGGGGCGCCTCGCGCTCGACCGGCCGCTCGTCGAGCAGGCGGAGCTCCCCGACGTCACCGACGCCCGCGCGCGCACCGTCTCCGCGCGCCACGTGCTGCGCCACGCGACCGGCTTCCCCAACTGGCGCTTCACCGACGAGCCGCTGGTCCCCGCGTTCGAGCCGGGCGCGCGCTTCCGCTATTCGGGCGAGGGCTACTACCTCCTACAGCGCGTGATCGAGCAGGTGACCGCGCAGCCGTTCGCGCTGGCGATGGAGGAGCTGGTGCTCGCGCCGTTCGGGATGCAGCGCTCCAGCTTCGTCTGGCTGCCGGCGTTCGAGGGGATCGCCGCGAGCGGCCACGGCGCCCCGGACACCCCGCGCGACGGGCTGGCCGAGATGGGCCGCGGCTTCGCGAAGGTCGCCGATCGCGTGGGACGGCCGCCGCGCGAGTGGACCTCGGCCGACGCGCTGCGCGGCGCCGCGCTCGCGAACCCGCAGCGCCAGCCGGTGCCCGTGATGACGCAGCCCAACGCCGCGGGCTCGCTGTTCACGACGGCGGCGGACTACGGCACCTTCCTCGCCCGCGCGCTCGCCGCCGGCGGCCCGCTCGCCCTCCCGGCCGCGCTGCGCGCCGAGCAGCTGCGGCCGCAGACCGAGATCACGGACGCGCTGGCATGGGGGCTCGGCTGGGGCCTCGAGCGCACCGGCGAGCATGCGACCGCGCGCACGCTCGCGTGGCACTGGGGCGACAACGGGAGCACCAAGAGCTTCGTCGTCGCCGATCCCGAGGCGGGGCGCGCCATCGCCGTCTTCACCAACGCCTCCTCCGGCGCCCGCGCGTACGACCGCATCGTCCGCGCGGCCACGGGCGGCGAGCGCGCGAGCCTGCTCTTCTGGATGGTCGGCTAG
- a CDS encoding ComEA family DNA-binding protein produces MEGPIDVDVADAASLEALPGIGPALARRIVDDRAQRGAFGSLEGLGQVRGVGPRLLDRLAAHVTFSGSPRPPALHGRRPALPRR; encoded by the coding sequence GTGGAGGGGCCGATCGACGTGGACGTCGCCGACGCCGCGTCGCTCGAGGCCCTCCCCGGCATCGGGCCGGCGCTCGCGCGCCGGATCGTCGACGACCGTGCGCAGCGCGGCGCCTTCGGCTCGCTCGAGGGGCTCGGGCAGGTGCGCGGCGTCGGGCCGCGGCTGCTCGATCGGCTCGCCGCGCACGTGACCTTCTCCGGCTCTCCACGACCACCCGCTCTCCATGGCCGCCGCCCCGCTCTCCCTCGTCGCTGA